The Burkholderia pyrrocinia genomic sequence CTGTTCGATGCGGTTCCGGTGCTGGAGGCATTGCCGTCGGCGCTGCCGGGCGAGGTGCTGCCCGGTCCGCCGGACGTGCCCGAGATTATCGAGACGCCGCGGCCGTCGCCGCAAGTAGCAAAACCCACCGAAACCCCGCCCCCGAGCGGGGTTTCGCGCATTCAGGGGCGTCGTGTTGGTCGCTCGACGTACCTGAAGCGGCGCTAAACGAGGGAATGGCATGGCATACACAAAACAGGATCTGCAGAACGTCCAGTCTGCAATCGCGAAGGGCGAGCTGGAAGTCCAGTATGCCGACCGGCGCGTGAAATATCGCTCGATCGGCGAACTGCGCGAGGCACGCACTGAGATCATTCGCGACCTGAACGGCGCGGCCGGGCGTTCGTCGATCGTCCGGATCCGCCACGCCGGTAAGGGGGTGCGATGAAGGGGGGCTTTCCGTCACTCGCGCGGCGCGGATTCGTGGTGCCGACGCGGCTTAAGGCGGCGGCATATGAGTCGGCGAGCACGACCGGCGCACGGGCGAAGTCGTGGCGTGCGTCGAGCTCGGGGCCGAACGCGGCGGCGGCGCAAAACCTGCCGCTGCTGCGCTCGCGCGCTCGCGACGCGATCCGCAACGATCCGTGGGCGAAAACGGCGATTGCGAGACTCGTATCGAACACGATCGGGAACGGTATTCAAGCGCACCCGAAGCATCCGAACGCTGCGGTGCGAAAGATGCAAAAGCAACTTTGGGAGGATAGCTGCGAGGAGATCGACGCGGACGAGCTGTTCGACATGGCGGGCGTGCAGACGCTTGCCGCACGGGCGTTTTTCAGTGACGGCGAGGTACTGGTGCGTCGCCAGTTCCGCAGTCCGAGCGAAGGTTTGGCGGTCCCGATGCAGATCCGGCTTCTCGAAGGCGATCTGCTGCCGATGGAGAAGAACGAGATCGTTCCCGGCGGAGGCGAAATCGTCAACGGAGTCGAGTTCAATGCGGACGGTCGACGCGTTGCGTATCACCTGCTGCAGCGTCATCCCGGCGAGTACGGGCGTGCATCGACGTCCAACATGCAGACGGTTCGCGTGCCGGCCGACGAGATCGCGCACGTGTTTCTCGCGCTGCGGCCCGGCCAGGTGCGCGGCGTTCCCGAACTGTCGACCGTGCTGCTGCGGCTCAAGTCGCTGGACAACTTCGACGACGCCGTGCTGTTCCGACAGGAGGTCAGCAACCTCTTTGCCGGATTCATCACGAAGCCGCCTGCCGAGCCGGGCCTGATGGGCGATCCAGTCACGGGCGCGGCGATGGAGTACGACGTCGACGGCTTTTCGCCGGTCGTTTCGCTCGAACCGGGAAGCATGCAGGAGCTGGCGCCGGGCGAGGACGTCAAGTTCGCCGAGCCGCCGGGCGCGGGGACCGACTATGGGCCGTTCATGCGTCAGCAACTGATGGCTGCTGCGGCTTCGGTCGGCATGCCGTACGAAGTCATGACCGGCGATCTGCGCGACGTGAGCGATCGCGTGCTGCGGGTGATCTTGAACGAGTTCCGGCGGTCGATCGAGCAGTTCCAGTGGAACGTGTTCATTCATCAGTTTTGTCGGAAGGTCTGGCGCTGGTGGGTCGATGCCTGTGCACTATCAGGCGCGATGCCGATGGCGGATTACTACCGACGCCGTCGCGACTATCTGCGCGTCCGATGGGTGCCGCAAGGTTGGCCGTATATCCACCCCGTGCAGGACGTCACGGCAAAGCGGATGGAGATTCGCTCCGGGCTGGCGAGCCGGACAGGTGCAGTGCTCTCGCGTGGTGATGATCCGGAGCAGGTCGATCAGGAGAACGCCGACGATCTCGCGCGCGAGCGCCGGCTCGGGATTCGATATGACACGCTCGATCCGGTCGACGGGGCGGGCGATCTTTCTAATGGGGATGGCGAATGAAAGGGAAGAAGCGGTGGTGGGACATCCGCGCGCAAGCGAACGCGGACGGTAGGAATGTGGTCGAGATCCGGATCTATGGCGAGATCGGATTCTGGGGCACCGACGCGGAGCTGTTTGCGTCGAAGCTCGATGAGGCAGCAACAACGGCGACATCGATCGTCGTCGCGATCAACTCGCTGGGTGGCGACGTGTTCGACGCATTCGCGATTTACAACGCGGTGCGGCGGTACGCCGGCAAGGTGACGGGGCGCGTCGACGGCGTGGCTGCGTCGGCAGCGTCGCTGATCCTGATGGCATGCGACACGATCGAGATGCCGTCGAACGCTAGGTTGATGATCCACAACCCGCATACGTTCGCGGCCGGCGAGGCCGGAGATCTACGTAGGCTTGCGGATCTGCTGGACAGTACGTCTGACAGCATGTTGGCGGCCTACGTCGAGCGCAGTGGCCGGAGCGAAGACGAGGTCCGCGCGATCATGGATGCCGAGACTTGGCTCACGGCCGCGCAAGCGAAGGAGCAAGGGTTCTGCGACGCGATTGTCGATCCAGTCCGCATTGCCGCATACGCGGGCGCAGCCCGGCACGCGGCACGCTTCACGTCGGTACCGGCCGAGATCATGGCCGCTCTGGAGGGCGACGGCGAGACGCCGCCGGTTAATCCGCCGGCCGATCCGTTGCCGCAGTCGCAGCCGCAGCCGGTAGTGCCGGACGTTACGGCGCTGGCGTCGCATGTGTACGCGGCATGCCGCGACGCACGGATCGAGCACTGCGCCGAAGGCATCGTGCTGGCGACCGGCCTGCGGGATCGCGCGACCGTCGACGCGGCGATCCGCAACGCGCAGGACATCGCCGGTATCTGTCTGGCCGCGAGCCTGACCGAGCTGACGGCCGGTTTTGTCTCGGACGGCCTGTCGCCGGATCAGGTGCGTGCGCGGCTGTTCGAGCGCATGACCGCCTCGCAGAAGCCGATCAACCATCGTGCTGCCCCGGTTGCGTCGCAAGACGCGCCCGTGGTCCCGAATGCGCCGCGTGCGGCGTCCATCTACGCGGCTCGCAAGAGCGGCAAGTAACTTTGACGCAACCCGAGGAGGGGAAAACTCATGTCGAACTGGAAGGTACAGGCAAATCTCCCGGCCGAATTTCTCGTGTCGGAGGGTAACGGGCAGATCTCGCGCGAGCGGATTATCGTGAAGGCAGGCGCTGCCCTGCCAGCCGGGCAGGTTCTCGGCGTGACGAGTACCGGCGAATACGCGCCGTACGACAACGCCGCAAACGACGGTTCCGAAGTCGCAGCAGCCGTGCTCTACGCGCCGCTGGCGGCGTCCGAAGCGCCGCGACCGGCGACGGGTGTCGTCCGGCTCGCCGAAGTCGCTGGCGGGCTGCTCACGGGACTCGATGCAGCGGGTCGCGGGGATCTCGCCGAGCGACACGTGATCGTCCGCTGATCACAACACACCCCATTCAAGGCCACGCAGACCGCGTGGCCTTTTTTGTACCCATTTTCATGTCGGAGGTTGTATGGCGGATATCGCCCTGTTTCAAGACGATGCGTTCTCGCTCGCATCCCTGAGTGCTGCAATCAACGATCAGCCGTATGTTCCCGGCCGGATTGGCACACTCGGCCTGTTCGAAGAGGACGGCATCACGACGACGACGATCCAGATCGAGCGCGACGGCGACACGCTCGCCCTCGTCGCGGCTGGCGAGCGCGGGTCGCCGGCTGCCGTCGTCGCCGGTAGCAAGCGCAAGATGATCCCGTTCAATACGGTGCACCTGCCGCAGCGTGCGGTGATCAAGGCGGACGAGATCCAGAATCTGCGCGCGTTCGGTTCCGAGACCGAGCTGGAGGCGCTGCAGACCGTCGTGAATCGCCGGCTCGCGAAGATGCGCCGCCAGCTCGACGCGACGCACGAATTCCATCGTATCGGCGCGATCAAGGGCGCGGTGCTCGACGCGGACGGCAAGACGGTGCTGATCGACCTGCTGCAGTACTTCGGCATCGAGCAGACGGTGATCCCGTTCGAGCTGGGCAAGGCCGACACCGAGATCCGCGTGAAGTGCGTTGAGGTGCAAGACGCGATCGAAGATGCGCTGGGCGCGACGACGTACACGGGCGTGCGTGTGCTCTGCGGCCGGGCGTTCTGGAACAAACTGATCGTCGCGAAGACCGTGAAGGAGACGTACCTTGCGACCGCGATGGCGGCGTCGCTGCGCGGCGATGCGCGCGACGCGTTCGACTTCGGCGGTTGCACGTTCGAGCGCTATCGCGGTCGCGTCGGCGATGTCGGTTACGTGGCGGACGACGAGGCGCACGCGATTCCCGAAGGTGTGCCGGACCTGTTCATCACGCGTTTCGCACCGGCCGACTACGTCGAGGCGGTGAATACGACCGGGATTCCGTACTACGCGAAGCAGGAGCTGATGGAGTTCGGCAAGGGCGTCGAGATCGAGGCGCAGTCGAACCCGATCCACCTGTGCACGCGCCCGAAAGCGCTGATCAAGCTGAAGGCTTGACATGGCGTTCCGGGATCTGATCTCGGACGTCGACGCTGCGGTGCTGCGCGACCTGGGCGACGCGGACATCACGATCGACGGCCGGCCCGTCGAGGGTATGTTTGCGTCGCCTTGGCTCGGCCCTGATCTCGGTAGCCAGCGTACGCAACTGGTTGCGCCGGTGTTCCATGTGCGTGATCGCGATGCTGTCGGGGTACGGCAGGGCAGCATCCTGATCGCGAGCGGGGAGCGTTACCGCGTGCACGAAGCGCATCCGGACGGCACCGGCTGGACAGTCCTCATTCTCCAGTAGGCGATATGGACGATCTCAAGATCGAAATCGACATCAAAGAGGCGACGGCGGTGCTGCAAGGGTTATCGCCGTCCGCGATGCAGGCAGCGTGGCGACGGACGTTGCGCAAGACGGCGGGGTGGATCAAGAGCCAGACGGCGAAAGAGGTCGGGGCCGCGACGAAGATGCCGCAGAAAGTGATCCGTCGCCGCCTCTACTTCTTTCTTCGCTCGGCTGATACCGGGAAGGTGTGGCTCGGTCTGAACCCGATCGAGGCGCATCGCCTTGGCAATGCGACGAAGACGCGCAAGGGGATGCGAGTCGGCCGCCAGTCGTTCGAGGGCGCGTGGCGACAGACGAATCGCAAGCCGGACGGGCCGATTTACGAGCGCGTCGGCAAGGAGCGGATGCCATACCGGATGGTGACGGTGGCGTGGCAGCAATCGGGCGACCCGGCGTTTCGGCGGGCCGCGAAAGCATGCGAGGCTCGGCTGATGGTGATTCTCCGTCAGGAAGTGAACTACGAACTGCAGAAGGTGATGCGCCGTGCTTGAGAACCTGAAAGCGCTACATGAGGCAATCGAGCGCGGCATGCGCGCGAAGCTGCCCACGATGAAGCGAATCGAGGCATATCCGCGGCTCGGCCAGAAGATCGATACGCCGTTGATCGCGATCGAGCTGAACGAGTTCGAACCCGGTCACGACGATGGGACCGGCGACGTGGCACTGATTGCACGCATGCAGGCCCGCGTTGTGTTCGATCCGATCGACGACGGCGCGGAGCTGGCCGTGCGCGAGGTTGCGGCACGCGTCGCAATGGTCGTGCACGGGAACACGTGGGAGTTGCCGATCACGCCGGGTAAGGTCGTGCAGGTTGCGGAGGATCCGTTCCGTCCGCAGCTCGACACCTACAGTGTGTGGCTCGTCGAATGGACCCATGAATTCGGCCTCGGGATCGAACTGGACGAGATCCCGGACGGGCGGGCGATCGTATGGGGCGTTGACCCAGACATTGGACCGGGCAACGAGGGGCAGTACTGGAATCCTGCGGCGGCCGGAGGCGGCGAACTATGAGCGACTACGAGCTGGGCGAGATCGATCGCCGCATGGCCTGCATGGTGCAACACGGGACTGTCGAGAACGTCTCGTATCAGCCACCACAGTGCCGTGTGCGGATCGGCGATTGGGTCAGCGACTGGATGCCGTGGAAGACGGCGGCAGCGGGCGTGGTTCGCTTTTGGCGTCCGCCGTCTGTCGGCGAACAGGCGTCGATGTTCGCGCCGTCCGGTGATCTGGCCGGCGCGTACGCGGCTCCGGGATATTACTCCGATCAGCATGGCGGCTCAGCGCGGTCCAATCCGAACGAGACGGCGTGGGACTACCCGGACGGTGCGTCGGAGGTTTATGACCACGAGAAGCACGAATACCGCGTCGATGTCCCGGCAGGCGGGCGCATCGTGTTTCGCATCGGCACAACGGAGCTGGAGCTACGTGCTGACGGCGTGACGTTGCGCACGGAGAAATTGCTCGGCGACGTTCCTGATTCGACGTTCACGGGTAACACGACGACGGAGAAGCTGTTGACGTTCAACGGCGGGATGCAGGGCAAGGGTGGCGGTGACGGTGGCCCTGCCGTCCAGGTCGAGGGCGGGGCGCGTTACACGGACGACGTCGAAATCGGCGGCAAGTCATTCCTCAAACATTCCCATATGGAGCAGGGGGACGGGGCGGCTGTTTCGTCGCCGATCTAGGCAGCATGCTTGGACCATACGTCGCGCTTGACACACTTATGGCTTCACGAAAGTTCCGGCCGGGGTCGCGTTACGCAAAGGCATATCAAGCCCGGCAAGCTGTTTCGGCGAGCAGGCGTTGTCCATTCGCCGAAGAAATTGGTCTGTTTGCAAACTGCGGGCGGGAAGTGGATCGAAATCGTGGGCGGGCAGCGGCCGAATGCTCATCGCTAGCATCCTCATGCACAAGCGAAGCGATAGGAGTCGCGAGGAGACGTTGTATGCGGACACCGGGAACATTGCTTCGCATTCGAGCGACTGATCAGATTTGAGCTTTTGCCCATCGGGTCGCGTAAGGTGCCTTTGAATGCAGTTGTCAAGTTGCTCGGTGCCTATTTCTAGAAGGTTGCCGACGCTGACGACGATGTCTCCGCCATCTGCGTCAGCAAAGCGTTGTTCGATCAAGGTGTAGTCGGTCACTCGGTGCTGCACCCACTGCGCGTACGCCGCGGAGTAGTCCTTTAGAGCCTGCTGGCGGTTCTCGCCGGTTTCGCCGACTTGCAGCGTCATCATCAGGTGTTTGACTCCCGATGCATATAACTCAAAGGACGATCGTAAATCGTCGATCGATGACCGCAGGGAATCGAAGTCTTTCGTAACTGCCGTTCGGTGCCTGTTGTCTTCGTCGACTTTCTGTGTAAGGCGGTTGCCCACAATGCCGGTAAGAAAGAAACCGAGAACCACCAGCATCGCTGGGTGACGCGTCAGTGCATCGAGAAAGCGCCACAGAGAGAAAGTTTTGGGAGTCGACGTTGTCGTTTGGTTGCCGGTATCTGCGGTGCTCATTGCGTCCGTCCGTGGTCGTGATTTTCGAGTGATTTTAGAGAAAGTAACTTTGCCCCGCCTCTGCGGGGTTTTGTTTTTGAGGGAGTCATCATGGCAAAAGACATTCTGCAGCCGGTTGCTCGCGCGGTTTCGTCGACCGTTACGTTTCTCGATACGCGGTTCCGTAGCCGCGTGATCGTGTTTCCGAGCGGCGATGTTTTGCACGTCCTTTCCGGCGAAGCGATCGCAAAAACTGCTGCGCATATCGAATACCTCGACGCGCACCCTGACTTCAAGCGGCTTGAGGAGCGCGGATGAGCCGGACCGGTGCGCTCGTCGGCATGGACCGATGGACGGGTGCGCCGATCAGTGGCATCGCGCACTTGAAGCAGAGTCTCGGCGACATCCTCAGCACGCGCAAGGGCACTCGCCGGGAATTGCCCGAATACGGTTCGGACCTTCCGTTGATGGTCGACCTTCCGATAACGCGCGGATGGATATCGGCGGCACAGGCCGAGGCCGCGCGGGCGATTGGCCGATGGGAGCCGCGAATCAAGCTCGCTCAGGTCAAGGTGCTGTCGGTCATCGACGGCAAGGCAACGTTCGCGATCCGTGGCGAATACGACGGCTCGGCCGTTGAAATCGAGGTTTCAACATGACGATCATTGATCTCGCTTCGCTCGATCCGCCCGATCTCGTCGAGGTGCTCGACTTCGAGGCGGCGTTCCAGATGAAGCTGGAGTATTTCAAATCGATCTATCCCGACTGGACGGCGGCGCTGAAGTCGGATCCTGTCGTCAAGCTGATCGAGCTGGCAGCGTATGACGAGATCCGCGCGGCAGTGCGCGTCAACGACGCGGCGCGTGCGGGGATGCTCGCGTTCTCTACAGGGGCGGACCTGGAGCATCTGGCTGCATTGCAGGACACAGAGCGGGCAGTTGTCGACCCCGGCGACCCGGAGGCTAATCCGCCAATCGAGCGGCGGATGGAATCGGACGACCGGCTGAAGCTGCGCACGCAGATGTCGATGGAGCGCGCGACGGTTGCGGGGCCATTCGCGGCATATCGCGCACTTGCGATGGATGCGTCGGCTGACGTCCTCGATGTTGCTGTCGACCGGCCTGAACCGGGCACGGTGCGGCTCACGATCATGTCCGCGCGCGGTGACGGTGTACCGGAGCAGGCATTGCTCGATCTGGTCCGCGCCAAGGTTTCGCCCGAGACGGTTCGCCCGCTCAACGACACGGTTCTGGTCGAGCCGGCGATCAAGATCGAATACGCGATCGATGCGCTGATCTATGTCGGCAGCGGCCCGGATCCGAACATTGTCCTCGACGCACGGCGAAAAGTACTCGACAACGTGGTAGCGAAGTCGCGACGGCTTCGTGCCGGAATGCCGCGATCCGCCATCGAGGGAGCGCTGCACGCGCCGGACAGCGGCGTCACGCGCATCGAATTGCGCTCGCCAGTCGTCGGCGTCGTGTGTGGCCCGCGCGAATTTGCGCATTGCACGAGCATCAATCTGGAGGTGAAGGCCGATGACGCGTGAGCCTCTTCTACCGTCAAACCAGACACCGCTCGAAGCGGCGCTCGCGCGCGTGATGCGACCGAGCGTTGATCCCGAGATACTGCGCACGTTGTGGGACGCGGATCGTTGCCCGACCGCATGGTTGCCATGGCTCGCATGGGCGCTCGCCGTCGACGGCTGGGAGCTAGCGGAATCCGAAGATGCTCGGCGAGCGCTGGTGAAGGGCTCGATGGCGCTGCACCGGAAGAAAGGAACGCCGTGGGCGGTGCGTGAGGTGATTCGGCGGCTCGGTTTTGGCGAGGTAACGATCATCGAGGGACGCAGCGGTCGTCGGCGCGATGGCTCGATCCTTCGTAACGGCGAGCAACTGCACGGCAAGGCGAGTGCGTGGGCAGAGTACATCGTGAAGCTCGGAGTGCCGATTACTCGCGATCAGGCGGACAAGCTCTGGCAGGCAATCGAGCGCTACGCACCAGCGCGCAGCAAGCTAGCCGTACTCGACTATTCAGCCGTTGCGATTCGACACAACGGTGTTGCACGTCGAAACGGGCAATACACGAGAGGGAGTATCACTACATGACGAATCTGATTGAGATCGAGCGATGGGAGGACGGCATCTATCAGCTCGAAACGTCGGACCCCGTTGTCGGCGGACCGGACGGAATCGACAACCTGCAGGCGAAGCAGCTCGCGAACCGCTCGCGCTATCTGAAGAGGGCGATCGAGTCGGGACAAAGTAACTTGGACGCTCACACTGCGGCAGTTGATCCGCATCCGCAGTATGCGACGCATGCTGATCTCGCGGAGAAGGTCGCCGCGCTGGTCGCCCAGTCACCCGAAACACTCGACACATTGAGTGAGCTGGCGAAGGCGCTTGGCAACGACCCGAACTTCGCGACGACGATAACTTCCGCGCTCGCACTGAAGGCACCGATCGATTCGCCGGTTCTGACTGGAGCGCCGAAGGGACCGACGCCGCCGCAGTTCGACAGCAGCACGCGACTGGCAACGATGGCTGCGTTACAGCGGGCGCTTGGTAGCGCTTCGAGCATGAAGACGGCCGGCGCTCCGGTAATTATGGACGTGACATATGCCGGGGCCGACGTTGTTCTGTACGGCAATTCCGGACCATTCACCCAGGTGCTTCCGGCTGTCAGCACGTATCCGTCCGGAGTCGGCATGCGGTTCTATAACGCATCCGCCTATCCAGTCACGATTCAGACGGCTGGAAACGACAAGTTTTCAGCTTTGGGGGGCTCGATAACGTCGATCGTGGTGGGAGCGGGGGACAACCTTTCCATCTCGGCCTACGGACCGGGTAATTGGGAAGTGATGGGCGGTTCGACCGGGTTGCAGTGGAGTTCGCTGTTCGGGGCGTCGCTTGCCCCAAACGGCTATCAGAAGCTGCCGAGCGGATTGATTATCCAGTGGGGAGGGATTGTCACCTCGTCCGCTGGGTATACGACGTGGACGTTTCCAATCGCATTTCCGTCGAGGCCATTTCACATTTGCGCGCAGGCACAGCTATCCAATAACACGCAGGTGGTAACCGGCGTCAATCTCGGTAGTTACACCCGATCCGGCGTTCCAGTGGCGTCGTTCGCCAACGGCACGTCTTACTCCGAGATTGCCCTGTCGATGCTCGCAATCGGCATATGAAGGAGCTTGACCTATGGGACAAAAATTCGCAGCCTTTGACGTTCAAGGCAACATCACAGCGTTTTACGACTTCATCGACAGCCCGCCCCCGGCGGATGCAAAAGTTGTCGAGATATCTGACGACGAATGGCGTGCTGCGGTTGAAGCGCCATCACATGGGAAACGCGCGACGCTCGACGAAATAATGCGGGTCGTTTTGGTCGATCCGCCCGCACCAACCCGAGCTGCAGTTGCGCTTGCCAAACGCATGGAGCGCGACGTGGCGCTGCACGCGACAGACTGGCTCGTCTCTCGACATCAAGACGAACAACTGCTTGGCGACGGAACGTCCCTCACGGCGGATCAATTTGCGGCGCTGCTGCGTTATCGGCAGTCGCTCCGGGAAGCCAGCGATCTTCCGGGCTGGCCGCACACTGATCTGCCACCTCCACCGCTGTTCGCGGCTGCCCAGCCCAAGGCGACGGCGTAACGCGACTTTCGATTCATCCCTATGTGAGGCCGCTCAAATTGAGCGGCCTTTCTATTTGTAGCTTTCTCGGAGATCTGAATGGCTGCTACTTCTTTCTATCACGGCGTGACGACCGTGTT encodes the following:
- a CDS encoding phage tail assembly chaperone, whose amino-acid sequence is MGQKFAAFDVQGNITAFYDFIDSPPPADAKVVEISDDEWRAAVEAPSHGKRATLDEIMRVVLVDPPAPTRAAVALAKRMERDVALHATDWLVSRHQDEQLLGDGTSLTADQFAALLRYRQSLREASDLPGWPHTDLPPPPLFAAAQPKATA
- a CDS encoding phage tail protein I encodes the protein MTREPLLPSNQTPLEAALARVMRPSVDPEILRTLWDADRCPTAWLPWLAWALAVDGWELAESEDARRALVKGSMALHRKKGTPWAVREVIRRLGFGEVTIIEGRSGRRRDGSILRNGEQLHGKASAWAEYIVKLGVPITRDQADKLWQAIERYAPARSKLAVLDYSAVAIRHNGVARRNGQYTRGSITT
- a CDS encoding head decoration protein, coding for MSNWKVQANLPAEFLVSEGNGQISRERIIVKAGAALPAGQVLGVTSTGEYAPYDNAANDGSEVAAAVLYAPLAASEAPRPATGVVRLAEVAGGLLTGLDAAGRGDLAERHVIVR
- a CDS encoding head-tail joining protein; the encoded protein is MAFRDLISDVDAAVLRDLGDADITIDGRPVEGMFASPWLGPDLGSQRTQLVAPVFHVRDRDAVGVRQGSILIASGERYRVHEAHPDGTGWTVLILQ
- a CDS encoding phage head-tail joining protein, which produces MAYTKQDLQNVQSAIAKGELEVQYADRRVKYRSIGELREARTEIIRDLNGAAGRSSIVRIRHAGKGVR
- a CDS encoding phage tail protein, translating into MDDLKIEIDIKEATAVLQGLSPSAMQAAWRRTLRKTAGWIKSQTAKEVGAATKMPQKVIRRRLYFFLRSADTGKVWLGLNPIEAHRLGNATKTRKGMRVGRQSFEGAWRQTNRKPDGPIYERVGKERMPYRMVTVAWQQSGDPAFRRAAKACEARLMVILRQEVNYELQKVMRRA
- a CDS encoding GPW/gp25 family protein is translated as MSRTGALVGMDRWTGAPISGIAHLKQSLGDILSTRKGTRRELPEYGSDLPLMVDLPITRGWISAAQAEAARAIGRWEPRIKLAQVKVLSVIDGKATFAIRGEYDGSAVEIEVST
- a CDS encoding baseplate assembly protein; the encoded protein is MTIIDLASLDPPDLVEVLDFEAAFQMKLEYFKSIYPDWTAALKSDPVVKLIELAAYDEIRAAVRVNDAARAGMLAFSTGADLEHLAALQDTERAVVDPGDPEANPPIERRMESDDRLKLRTQMSMERATVAGPFAAYRALAMDASADVLDVAVDRPEPGTVRLTIMSARGDGVPEQALLDLVRAKVSPETVRPLNDTVLVEPAIKIEYAIDALIYVGSGPDPNIVLDARRKVLDNVVAKSRRLRAGMPRSAIEGALHAPDSGVTRIELRSPVVGVVCGPREFAHCTSINLEVKADDA
- a CDS encoding phage portal protein codes for the protein MKGGFPSLARRGFVVPTRLKAAAYESASTTGARAKSWRASSSGPNAAAAQNLPLLRSRARDAIRNDPWAKTAIARLVSNTIGNGIQAHPKHPNAAVRKMQKQLWEDSCEEIDADELFDMAGVQTLAARAFFSDGEVLVRRQFRSPSEGLAVPMQIRLLEGDLLPMEKNEIVPGGGEIVNGVEFNADGRRVAYHLLQRHPGEYGRASTSNMQTVRVPADEIAHVFLALRPGQVRGVPELSTVLLRLKSLDNFDDAVLFRQEVSNLFAGFITKPPAEPGLMGDPVTGAAMEYDVDGFSPVVSLEPGSMQELAPGEDVKFAEPPGAGTDYGPFMRQQLMAAAASVGMPYEVMTGDLRDVSDRVLRVILNEFRRSIEQFQWNVFIHQFCRKVWRWWVDACALSGAMPMADYYRRRRDYLRVRWVPQGWPYIHPVQDVTAKRMEIRSGLASRTGAVLSRGDDPEQVDQENADDLARERRLGIRYDTLDPVDGAGDLSNGDGE
- a CDS encoding major capsid protein → MADIALFQDDAFSLASLSAAINDQPYVPGRIGTLGLFEEDGITTTTIQIERDGDTLALVAAGERGSPAAVVAGSKRKMIPFNTVHLPQRAVIKADEIQNLRAFGSETELEALQTVVNRRLAKMRRQLDATHEFHRIGAIKGAVLDADGKTVLIDLLQYFGIEQTVIPFELGKADTEIRVKCVEVQDAIEDALGATTYTGVRVLCGRAFWNKLIVAKTVKETYLATAMAASLRGDARDAFDFGGCTFERYRGRVGDVGYVADDEAHAIPEGVPDLFITRFAPADYVEAVNTTGIPYYAKQELMEFGKGVEIEAQSNPIHLCTRPKALIKLKA
- a CDS encoding gp53-like domain-containing protein — protein: MTNLIEIERWEDGIYQLETSDPVVGGPDGIDNLQAKQLANRSRYLKRAIESGQSNLDAHTAAVDPHPQYATHADLAEKVAALVAQSPETLDTLSELAKALGNDPNFATTITSALALKAPIDSPVLTGAPKGPTPPQFDSSTRLATMAALQRALGSASSMKTAGAPVIMDVTYAGADVVLYGNSGPFTQVLPAVSTYPSGVGMRFYNASAYPVTIQTAGNDKFSALGGSITSIVVGAGDNLSISAYGPGNWEVMGGSTGLQWSSLFGASLAPNGYQKLPSGLIIQWGGIVTSSAGYTTWTFPIAFPSRPFHICAQAQLSNNTQVVTGVNLGSYTRSGVPVASFANGTSYSEIALSMLAIGI
- a CDS encoding head maturation protease, ClpP-related — translated: MKGKKRWWDIRAQANADGRNVVEIRIYGEIGFWGTDAELFASKLDEAATTATSIVVAINSLGGDVFDAFAIYNAVRRYAGKVTGRVDGVAASAASLILMACDTIEMPSNARLMIHNPHTFAAGEAGDLRRLADLLDSTSDSMLAAYVERSGRSEDEVRAIMDAETWLTAAQAKEQGFCDAIVDPVRIAAYAGAARHAARFTSVPAEIMAALEGDGETPPVNPPADPLPQSQPQPVVPDVTALASHVYAACRDARIEHCAEGIVLATGLRDRATVDAAIRNAQDIAGICLAASLTELTAGFVSDGLSPDQVRARLFERMTASQKPINHRAAPVASQDAPVVPNAPRAASIYAARKSGK
- a CDS encoding phage baseplate assembly protein V translates to MSDYELGEIDRRMACMVQHGTVENVSYQPPQCRVRIGDWVSDWMPWKTAAAGVVRFWRPPSVGEQASMFAPSGDLAGAYAAPGYYSDQHGGSARSNPNETAWDYPDGASEVYDHEKHEYRVDVPAGGRIVFRIGTTELELRADGVTLRTEKLLGDVPDSTFTGNTTTEKLLTFNGGMQGKGGGDGGPAVQVEGGARYTDDVEIGGKSFLKHSHMEQGDGAAVSSPI